GATGAGATTGGAGGCCCGCTTATTTCTAGAGAAACACCAAACTGTGCAGAAGTAACATGGCTCTTTGATCCGGCAGTCCTTATGGATGATGGCGGTTCAGCCTACATTTATGTTGGTGGCGGAGTTCCTTCTCCTGACAAGGCCTCAAACCCGGGAACAGCAAGAGTATGCAAGCTTGGCGAAGATATGATGAGCCTTGATGGTGATCCTATTGCAATTGAAAATGTTGACTACCTGTTTGAAGACTCAGGAATCAATAAGATCGGTGATACTTACTATTATTCATACTGCTCAAACTTTAATGTAACTCCGGAAGCAACAGCAGAGCTTGGCTTTGAATCAGGCGAAATTGTTACAATGAAGTCTGATTCACCTATGGGACCTTTTGAGAGATGTAACGCAGTTCTTAAGAACCCTGAGAGATTCTTTGGCCTTGGCGGAAATAATCATCATTGCATGTTTGAGTTTAATGGTGAGTATTACATCACATATCATTCAAGAATTCTTGAGGAAAAGCTTGGAGTTAACGGCGGATATCGCAGCACTAATGTAGATAAACTTGTAATTAATGATAATAATGAACCATCCAAGAGCACAGGCACAAGAGCAGGTGTTCCACAGCTTAAGCCTTTCGACCCCTATACAGAAGTAAAGGCTGTGACACTTTCAAATGCTGCCGGTATCAGCACCAAACAGTACGGAGAAAGTGCTGTAAAGAGCGGTTCAGGAGACATGATCCTCACAGGAATATCTGACGGAGCATGGACAAGCGTTTCAGGTGCTGACTTTGGATCTGATGGAGCAAAAGAAATAGAGTTTACTGTGGATGTTAAAGAGACAAATACAGATAGCGACTATCGCGGAGCTATCAAGGTATGTCTTGATAGCCCATCAGCAGAGGCTGTTGGCTATGCTGTTATTCCAAACGAAAAAGCTGATGGAGTAAAAGCTGTTGCAGAATTTGCAGAGCCTGTAACCGGCGAGCACAGCGTATACTTCGTATACGCAGGTGAAGCATATGACGTATATTCCTGGATAGCACGATGAGCGAACTAGCTTTTAAACGCATGTCGAAGTCAGGCGCAAAATAGAAAACAAAATAGAAAACAAAATAAAAAACAAGATAGAAATCCAAGTAGAGCAAAATGGAAAGAGCGATGGCAAGTGCATGATCTAGAATACATGCAAATATCAATTCTAGCTTTTAAACGCATGTCGAAGTCAGGCGCAAAATGAGAATAAGCCTGTAGATATGTAAATTTGCGAATCATTCGGATTGAGTGAATAATTCATTAGTGAATAGAAAATCGGTTTGGATTCCTGTTTTGGGTTCATCTGATTTTGAACCATAGGAATTCAAACCGATTTGATATTTACAATGAATTTACACGAAAACGACGTGAGCAAATTTATATATACAGGCGAGAATCACTTTGCCACCTTGGCGGAGACATCACCTTTTTCTTTACCAAGACCCCCTGAGAATAATGAACGATACTCACCAGGTGTGCAACCCTTTTTGAGCTTGAAGGTTCTGTTAAAAGTAGAAATGCTTGAGAATCCGGACTGCAGTGCTATATCAGTGATTGACAGATCATCTCTTGTCAGAAGCAATTCAGTTGCCTTGATCCTCTGGCCGATAAGGTAATCATAGAAAGTACATCCCATGTATTCCTTGAACAGCCTTGAGAAGTGGAACTTGGAGAAACCGCTGTAAGAAGCAGCATCTTCAAGAGTTATATCATAAGCATAGTTTTCGTCGATATAGTCAATAACTGTATTGAGCTTCTCGAAGTATTCTCTTCTCTTAACAGGTGTAGACTCAGTGAAAAGATTGATCTTGTTGAGCTTATACCTTGAGAGGATAGTCATGATCTGGAAGAGATGTGAATAAATAGAAAACTCATAGAACTCTGTTTTCTGGAAATACTCGTTCCAAATCTGAGAAAAAAGACCCATTATTTCATTATATATAGGAGCATAAGTTTCAGGAGTGATATGAATACAGTCATTGAGCATATTCATAAGTCCTGAGTAGCCTCTCATTGATGAAAAGAAGTCTATATCAAAAAGACATACATATCTGCTTCCTGAACTTGGAGCGTGCAGATAATGAGATTTTCTCGGTGGAATAAAAACAATTTCTCCGGCCTTGACCCTGTGTATTTCTCCCTCGATTTCTACATCGTAATAATTATCGATTGGAGCGATGATCTCCAGGGCGTTGTGCCAATGAGACGGATAGTCATAAGTCTGTTCGTTATACCAGATTCTGATCGAACTATCCTTAGGGAAAATAGATTTCTCATTATTACCATCAAGTACACGGGAACTGAAATCAGTGTTCTGCTGGTAATAATCCAAAGTTACATTGCTGCCTGATTGTTTGACCATTGTGATTCCCTCCCTTAAATCAAATAACAACTGGTAGCGGTGACGATACTCAATATGAGTATTGCGCAATATCATGCACCCCATTTGCTAAAATATTGCGAACGCTATTACAACCATAAATAACCACACTGTCAATAATTGTCTATAAAATAATAACATTTTCTAAAAAATCATTCTTATCAAATATTGCTATTCCTAATCAATTAATGCTCACATTAAATAAACGACGTCTAATTTTAGGCTGTCATTTTGTATAAAATGCACAAAAAAGACACCGCATTTTTTGACTGTAAAAAGCAACATCTGCAAATAGTCAGGCAAAAATTGGTAAGCGACAGCCGCCCAAAGCCTTTATGCTTATACTTGTCGATGGGGGTCGATGGTAGCAAGTTTTGAGTATTAATTACTGGGAGGCAAAAAGAAGTGTATAAACAGGGCAGATCTTTAGTTGCTGTCATGGCAGCTTCAGTGATGCTGACGCTTACAGCCTGTGGGGGGACCACGGATCATCAATCAGCGGCGGTATCGGAAGCGGAGAGCATTTCAGCAACGTCAGATAATTCACTTAACAGTACTTCCACAGAAGAATCGAATAAAGATGTAACGGATGCATCATCAGAATCCAGTTCGAGCGAGCAGGAGGGCGATGAGGACAACGTGCCGGCGCTGAGAGATTGCGTTGAACAAAAGATGGGATGTCGGATCGGTTGTGCGATCACAGGCAAGGAACCATGGGACATTCCATTATGGAATCTGGTCACAACACATTTTAATGCAGTTACTCTTGGAAACGAACTCAAACCGGATTCACTTTTCGGATACAGCAATGGAAAATGTCCGGGAACACAGGAAGCTGAGCTTAACGGAGAAACAATAATGGTTCCGGTCCTGAATTTTGATAATCCGGAAAAGATACTTAATAAATTCGTTAAGTGGAATGAGGTACATCCGGACAGGGAGATAAAAGTCAGAGGCCATGTACTTGTATGGCATTCACAGACACCTGAATGGTTTTTTCATCAGGATTACGACAAGACCAAACCATATGTTTCCAAAGAGGAAATGGATAAGAGACAGGAGTGGTATATAAGAGAAGTCCTTACTCATTTCACCGGAGAGGATAGTCCATATAAAGATCTTTTTTATGGATGGGATGTTGTCAATGAAGCAGTTTCAGATGCAACGGGAACTTACAGAACTGACAATGAGAATCCAAACGAAGACCTCTCAAATGATACACATGGTAATAACTCCAGCTGGTGGCACGTTTACCAAAGCGAAGAGTTCATTATAAATGCATTTAAATACGCCAACAAATATGCTCCGGCAGATCTTGAGCTGTACTACAACGACTACAACGAGTGTATGGCCAAGAAGAGAGAGGGAATTGTAGCTCTTTTGAAAGAGGTCAAGGAGCAGGAGGGCGAGCCTGGAACAGGAACCAGAATAACAGCGATGGGAATGCAGGGACATTACGGAGTTGATTCTCCTTCCTACACAGAGGTCGAGACATCTGCCAAGGCCTACGGCGATGTAGTAGGAAACATTCAGATCACAGAATGGGATCTGAGCTCCAGTGACGACTACGATGGCAGTCCTGAAGCTAAGGAAAAAGAATATGAGAAGATGCGTAAGACATACAACCTTCAGTATTATGCACTTCAATCAGTTCAAAACTCCGGTGTGAATGTGACAGGTATTACCTTCTGGGGAACAGTTGACAAGTATTCATGGCTGCAGCACAGATCTACAGTAGGCGGTGGCAGTAACAAAGAAAAAGCACAGTGCCCACTTCTGTTCGATGATCTGTACAAGCCAAAACCTGCATTTTGGGTTTTTGCAGAAACTAACTAAAGGACTTAAAAATATGAATAAGACTTTACAAAAATTATTGATCGTACTTGGTATTTTGGCGGCAATCATTTGCCTGTGTCTTGTTTTGACAAGACGAGAGAAAGCAGACTTCCATGATAAATATGAAGGAGTTGATCTTTCACAGGAAGTTGAAGGCATGGAAAGAGTAGGAGCCTATACAGGGTATATAAACGAACATCAAAAGGATGCGCACCCTGCAAACGATGTAAAGGTTGACCTCTTTGACTATGAGTCTGAAGGAACAGTCAGAGTTGAAAAGGCTGCTACTGATGACAAGAAGGATGCTCTTTTTACTGATACCGGTTCAAAGGTTACATGGAACGTAAATGTTCCACAGGCCGGAATGTACAGACTCTTCATTGATTATAAGATCACAGAGAGCAGAGGAGTTCCTGCTGAGAGAACTGTAATGATCAACGACGAGCTTCCATTTGAAGATGCCAGAAACATTTCTTTCACAAGAATGTGGATGGACGGTGGCGATGTCAAGGTTGATAACCAGGGCAATGAAATAAGACCTCGTCAGGTTGAATACTTCGGTTGGCAGAAAGCTTACTTCAAAGATGATATGGGATTTGTTGCTGAGCCTTATGTATTCTATTTTGAAAAGGGCGACAACAAGCTTACATTTATAGCTGATAACGAGCCGATGCTTCTATCTAATGTAGAACTTAAGGCGATCAAGGATAAACCTACTTACGAGGAATATCTTGCAGCTCAGCCACAGAACGCAGGATCTGATACAGCTGCAAAATTCAATTTGGTGGTACAGGGCGAGGATTCGACTCTCAGATCTGAGTCCTCCTTATATGCTAAATACGACCGTTCCTCGCCAACCACAGTTCCTAACAGCGTAACAACAACAGTTCTTAACTACGTTGGTGGAGAAGCCTGGAGAAGTTCAGGCCAGTGGATTGAGTGGAACTTTGAAGTACCTGAAGATGGTTACTACAACATCATGGTAAAAGCAAGACAGAACTACTCAAGAGGATCTGTATCAAGCAGAACAGTACTTATCGATGGAGAGGTTCCATTTGCTGATCTTTCTGAAATCGCTTTTGATTACAAGAACGATTGGGAGTGCAAGGATCTGGCAAGTGAGGACGGAACTCCATTTAACTTCTACCTCACAAAGGGACAGCACACAATAAGACTTGAGGCAACTCTTGGCGGAATGGGTGGAATCCTTGAGGAAATGGAAGATTCTACTTACAGACTTAACCAGATTTACAGAAGAATCCTTGTATATACAGGAGCTTCACCTGATGTATACAGAGATTATCACATTGATACAACATATCCTGAGATCATGCAGGCAATGGAACTTGAGTCCAAGAGACTTTACAAGATTGTTGATGACATGGTTGAGTACTCAGGACAGATGGCAGATAACATCGCCACAGCTCAGACAATAGCACAGCAGCTTGAAAGATTCTGCAATAAACCACAGAAAATTACTACAGAGTTTACAACATTTAAGGATAACATCACTTCACTTGGTACTGCTTCACTTAACTTAAGTGAAACTAAACTGGATGTAGATTACATCGTAGTTTCAGGAACAGATGTTACACCCAAGAAGGACAAGGCAAACTTCTTTACAAAGACAGCACATGAGATCAAATCTTTCATCGCATCCTTCTTTGTAGATTACAACTCAGTCGGTGATGTATATGATGAAAAGTCTTCTGATCAGGTAGTCAAGGTTTGGGTACTTACAGGACGTGATCAGGGAACAATCTTAAAGACAATGGTTGATGATGATTTTACTACTTCAACAGGAGTCAAAGTTAACGTAGAGATCGTTGATCCGGGCGCACTTCTTAATGCAGTACTTGCAGGACGTGGACCAAACGTAGTTCTCTCAGTTGGTGCAGATCAGCCGGTTAACTACGCACTCAGAGGTGCAGCAGAAGATATTACACAGTTTGATGGCTGGCAGGAAGTAATGAGTCACTACTCAGAAAGTTCTTATGAACAGTACAGATTAGACGGACACATTTACGGAATTCCTGAGACACAGACCTTCAACGTAATGTTCTATAGAAAAGACGTACTTGAAGAAATGGAACTTGAAGTTCCAAATACATGGAAAGAACTTATTGAGCTCCTTCCTACAATTCAGGGTAACAACCTTTCAGTAGGTATTCCTACAGCAGCAGGAAGTAGCGGAGCTGCAGCAGCATCTACATCAATAATGTCAAACGCACCAGACCTTTCAATGTACTTCGCGCTTCTCTATCAGTACGGTGGAGACATGTACAATGAGGAAGGAACCAAGACAACTGTTAACACAGAAGCCGGTGTGGCAGCATTTGATGATTATGTAAGATACTTTAATGATTATGGTATCCCTACAGTATATGACTTCGTAAGCAGATTCCGTTCAGGAGAAATGCCAATAGGAATTGCTCCTTATTCTACTTACAACACACTGATGGTTTCAGCACCTGAGATCAGAGGACTTTGGGATTTCACTCTTATCCCTGGAACCTACAGAAAAGATGCAAATGGCAAACAGTATCTTGACAGATCAGACTTTATCACAGGAAGCGCAACAATGATGATCAAGACTGATGATGAAGCTCTCAGACTTGCTTCATGGGAATTCATGAAGTGGTGGGCTAAGGCTGATACACAGGTTAGATTTGGTCGTGAGATCGAAGCTCTTCTGGGATCATCCGCAAGATATGCAACAGCAAACAGAGATGCATTCGCAAATCTCTCCTGGAGTACAGAGGACATCAAGGTTCTTGATGAACAGTGGGATAACACAGTAGGAATCAGAGAGGTTCCCGGTGGATACTTCACTGGCCGACATATTTCCAATGCGATCAGAAAGGTTATAAATGAAAAAGTTGATTCCAGAGAAACAATTATCGACTATTCAATCCTGATCGACGAAGAGATCAAGAAGAAACGTATCGAATTTGGTATGCCGGTTGACTAAAGAACAAGTTTATTGGGAGATAAGGTGATGAAGGAATATCTTCAGAAGTATTTTACACTTCGCAAACATAATATAAACGTAGCCTGGAAGAAGGCCAAGAACCGTAAGATGTGTTACCTCTTCCTGGCACCATATGCAATACTGTTCACGATGTTCTATGTGTTCCCTGTAGTAGCATCTATCTACTACAGCTTCACATATTACAACATACTTGAACCTCCTCGGTTCATAGGATTGCAGAACTATATCTCTCTGGTTCTCCAGGATGATATCTTTCTGATAGGCGTTAAGAACACGTTGATGATAGCTCTGATCACAGGCCCCCTTGGATATATTCTATCCTTCCTTTTTGCCTGGCTCATAAATGAGCTACCCGTATGGATCAGAAGTATCGCGGTCATCGTGTTCTACGCCCCTTCCATTGCAGGTAACTGCTATGTAATCTTCTCTGTTTTCTTCAGAGGTGATGCATACGGATATGTAAACGCATTCCTGATGAATCTGGGAATCATTGATACAGCAAGGTTGTGGCTCATCGATCCTAAGTACATGCTTCCTATATGTATGATCGTTATCCTCTGGATGAGTTTGGGAACCGGATTCCTTTCATTCGTAGCCGGACTTCAGGGTATCGACAGATCAATGTTCGAAGCCGGATACATGGATGGAATCAAGAACAGATGGCAGGAGTTGTGGTTCATCACTCTTCCCAGCATGAAGCCAATGCTTATGTTCGGTGCAGTTATGACAATCACTTCCTCTTTCGGTGTTGCAGATGTAACAATGGCTCTTTGCGGATATCCTAGTACGGACTACGCTGCACGTACCATCGTAACACACCTGTTTGACTATGGTTATTCAAGATTTGAAATGGGTTATGCCTGTGCAATAGCTACAATCCTGTTCCTTATGATGATACTTTGCAACAAGGCAATCCAGAGTCTGTTAAGGAGAGTTGGTACTTGATATGAGCGCAAAAATAATTAAGAAAAGAAAGCCAAATAGATCAATTGCTGGCGATATAGCACTTTACTTCTTCCTGTTGTTGGTTGCCTTTGTAATGGCATTCCCAATCATATATGCAGTGAGCAGTGCTCTTAAGCCTTTGGATGAATTGTTCAAATTCCCGCCTAAGATTTTCGCACAGCATCCTACACTTGATAACTTCTCAGACTTATTTGTAACAATGGGTAAGTCATGGGTTACATTTACAAGATACCTGTTCAACACAGTATTTATTACATTTGTTGGAACAGCAGGACATCTTATCATAGCTTCAATGGGAGCATTCGTACTTGCCAAGTACGAATTCCCCGGAAACCAGACATTCTTCAAGATTGTAACAGTAGCTATGATGTTCACAGGTTGGGTTACAGCAATTCCTAACTACCTGATCCTGAACAAGCTCGGTTGGATCGATACTTATTGGGCAATCATCATTCCGGCATTTGCTTCACCGATGGGACTCTTCCTTATGAAACAGTTCATGGAAGGACTTCCTACAGCACTTATCGAAGCTGCCAAGATTGATGGCGCAAATGAGTGGACAGTATTTTCAAGGATTGTTATGCCAAACGTTAAGCCTGCATGGATGACACTTATCATCTTCTCTGTTCAGGGCTTGTGGAACAACAAGGCATCAACATACATCTACTCTGAGGAAAAGAAAACTCTCGTATTTGCACTTCAGCAGATTCAGAGTGGTGGTATCGCAAGAACAGGTCAGGGAGCTGCGGTTCTTGTAGTAGTAATGATAGTTCCTATTTTGATTTTCGTATTCTCTGAGAGCCAGATCCTCGAGACAATGGCTAGCTCAGGACTTAAGGACTAATTTGAAAGGTTGAATGCATATGCGTAAAAAGAATTTCTTTTTAAGAACTGGAATGGCAATACTTGCGATAGCATCCGCATTTCTTCAGCCACTTCAGGTTAAGGCCAACACAAACGAAGGTAGTTACACATACAACTATGACTACTGGGGCGATTACATGGACAGTGCAGACTTTTACAACTCCTGCAAAGTGTTCACATCTACTGAACTTGGCCTTGATACCAAGCTCAAGAATCCTCAGGGATTATTTGCAAATGGCAATACACTTTATTTGTGTGACAGTGGAAACAACAGAATAATAGAGCTTAACAGGGTTTCACCTGAGCAGATGGAAGTAGTAAGAATAATTGATTCCATTAAGGGGGCAAATCCTTCTACTCTCAATAACCCGACAGATGTTTCTATATCAGAGGATGGAAATATATTCATTGCTGATAATGGGAATGCAAGAATTATTAAGGCTGACAAAGATCTAAATTATATAATGGACTTTGTTAAACCAACAGATAACACACTTGATCCTAAGCTGGTATTCCAGCCAACCAAGCTGGCAGTTGATACAGCAGAACGTGTTTACTGTATAGCGACAGGTATCAACAAAGGTCTTATCAAATATGAGAATGATGGTACTTTCTCAGGATTTGTAGGAGCTACACCGGTATCTTTTGACTGGACAGATTATATATGGAAGAAACTCGCTTCTCAGGAACAGAGAGCCAAGATGGAATCCTTCGTTCCTACAGAGTATGAGAACATCTTCATGGACTATGAAGGCTTCATATATGCAACAAAAGCTCGTACAGAAGATCAGGCACATGACGATGAAAATGCTGTTAGAAAATTAAACCTTCTTGGTAGCGACATCCTTGTTTCTAACGGTGACTGGTCAGTAGGCGGAGATCTTTATCTGGGATCCGGCGGTGGTTATGAGGGTCCATCAATACTCACAGACGTAACTGTAATGGACAATGACATTTATGTATGTCTTGACCGTAACAGAGGAAGACTTTTTGGTTATGATGATCAGGGCCGCATGGTGTTTGCCTTTGGTGGTAACGGTAACATGGATGGTTACTTCAGAAGACCTTCAGCTATCGATCATGTAGGTCACGAGCTCTACGTAGTAGACAGTCTTGACTGCTCAATCACAGCCTTTGTTCCTACACAGTTCGGAGAGCTTGTATATAAAGCCATCGAAGACTTCGATAAAGGTAAGTACGAAGAGTCCGGAGAAGCATGGCAGGAAGTTATGAACCAGAATGGTAACTATGATCTTGCTTACATCGGAATCGGAAGATCACTTCTTCGTCAGGAACAGTATGAAGAAGCTATGAAGTACTTTGAACTTAAGTATGATGCGGAAAACTATTCCAAAGCATATAAGCAGTACAGAAAAATCTGGGTAGAAGAGCACATCTTCTGGATAGTACT
The sequence above is a segment of the Butyrivibrio proteoclasticus B316 genome. Coding sequences within it:
- a CDS encoding glycoside hydrolase family 43 protein — protein: MKSLTRTISAALAAGLLITGCGSHGELIETKAEETVEMKSDNITTVNPEEIFQDISVQKSAKPITDHNPVMTQRYGADPYALVYNGRVYLYMTGDKPSYNADGSVKENTYGNINTICVISSDDLVNWTDHGTVYAAGSKGAASWGPNSWAPAAAYKNIDGKDKFFLYFANNGNGIGVLSSDSPEGPFVDEIGGPLISRETPNCAEVTWLFDPAVLMDDGGSAYIYVGGGVPSPDKASNPGTARVCKLGEDMMSLDGDPIAIENVDYLFEDSGINKIGDTYYYSYCSNFNVTPEATAELGFESGEIVTMKSDSPMGPFERCNAVLKNPERFFGLGGNNHHCMFEFNGEYYITYHSRILEEKLGVNGGYRSTNVDKLVINDNNEPSKSTGTRAGVPQLKPFDPYTEVKAVTLSNAAGISTKQYGESAVKSGSGDMILTGISDGAWTSVSGADFGSDGAKEIEFTVDVKETNTDSDYRGAIKVCLDSPSAEAVGYAVIPNEKADGVKAVAEFAEPVTGEHSVYFVYAGEAYDVYSWIAR
- a CDS encoding helix-turn-helix transcriptional regulator, with the translated sequence MVKQSGSNVTLDYYQQNTDFSSRVLDGNNEKSIFPKDSSIRIWYNEQTYDYPSHWHNALEIIAPIDNYYDVEIEGEIHRVKAGEIVFIPPRKSHYLHAPSSGSRYVCLFDIDFFSSMRGYSGLMNMLNDCIHITPETYAPIYNEIMGLFSQIWNEYFQKTEFYEFSIYSHLFQIMTILSRYKLNKINLFTESTPVKRREYFEKLNTVIDYIDENYAYDITLEDAASYSGFSKFHFSRLFKEYMGCTFYDYLIGQRIKATELLLTRDDLSITDIALQSGFSSISTFNRTFKLKKGCTPGEYRSLFSGGLGKEKGDVSAKVAK
- a CDS encoding endo-1,4-beta-xylanase; the protein is MYKQGRSLVAVMAASVMLTLTACGGTTDHQSAAVSEAESISATSDNSLNSTSTEESNKDVTDASSESSSSEQEGDEDNVPALRDCVEQKMGCRIGCAITGKEPWDIPLWNLVTTHFNAVTLGNELKPDSLFGYSNGKCPGTQEAELNGETIMVPVLNFDNPEKILNKFVKWNEVHPDREIKVRGHVLVWHSQTPEWFFHQDYDKTKPYVSKEEMDKRQEWYIREVLTHFTGEDSPYKDLFYGWDVVNEAVSDATGTYRTDNENPNEDLSNDTHGNNSSWWHVYQSEEFIINAFKYANKYAPADLELYYNDYNECMAKKREGIVALLKEVKEQEGEPGTGTRITAMGMQGHYGVDSPSYTEVETSAKAYGDVVGNIQITEWDLSSSDDYDGSPEAKEKEYEKMRKTYNLQYYALQSVQNSGVNVTGITFWGTVDKYSWLQHRSTVGGGSNKEKAQCPLLFDDLYKPKPAFWVFAETN
- a CDS encoding extracellular solute-binding protein, with the protein product MNKTLQKLLIVLGILAAIICLCLVLTRREKADFHDKYEGVDLSQEVEGMERVGAYTGYINEHQKDAHPANDVKVDLFDYESEGTVRVEKAATDDKKDALFTDTGSKVTWNVNVPQAGMYRLFIDYKITESRGVPAERTVMINDELPFEDARNISFTRMWMDGGDVKVDNQGNEIRPRQVEYFGWQKAYFKDDMGFVAEPYVFYFEKGDNKLTFIADNEPMLLSNVELKAIKDKPTYEEYLAAQPQNAGSDTAAKFNLVVQGEDSTLRSESSLYAKYDRSSPTTVPNSVTTTVLNYVGGEAWRSSGQWIEWNFEVPEDGYYNIMVKARQNYSRGSVSSRTVLIDGEVPFADLSEIAFDYKNDWECKDLASEDGTPFNFYLTKGQHTIRLEATLGGMGGILEEMEDSTYRLNQIYRRILVYTGASPDVYRDYHIDTTYPEIMQAMELESKRLYKIVDDMVEYSGQMADNIATAQTIAQQLERFCNKPQKITTEFTTFKDNITSLGTASLNLSETKLDVDYIVVSGTDVTPKKDKANFFTKTAHEIKSFIASFFVDYNSVGDVYDEKSSDQVVKVWVLTGRDQGTILKTMVDDDFTTSTGVKVNVEIVDPGALLNAVLAGRGPNVVLSVGADQPVNYALRGAAEDITQFDGWQEVMSHYSESSYEQYRLDGHIYGIPETQTFNVMFYRKDVLEEMELEVPNTWKELIELLPTIQGNNLSVGIPTAAGSSGAAAASTSIMSNAPDLSMYFALLYQYGGDMYNEEGTKTTVNTEAGVAAFDDYVRYFNDYGIPTVYDFVSRFRSGEMPIGIAPYSTYNTLMVSAPEIRGLWDFTLIPGTYRKDANGKQYLDRSDFITGSATMMIKTDDEALRLASWEFMKWWAKADTQVRFGREIEALLGSSARYATANRDAFANLSWSTEDIKVLDEQWDNTVGIREVPGGYFTGRHISNAIRKVINEKVDSRETIIDYSILIDEEIKKKRIEFGMPVD
- a CDS encoding carbohydrate ABC transporter permease gives rise to the protein MKEYLQKYFTLRKHNINVAWKKAKNRKMCYLFLAPYAILFTMFYVFPVVASIYYSFTYYNILEPPRFIGLQNYISLVLQDDIFLIGVKNTLMIALITGPLGYILSFLFAWLINELPVWIRSIAVIVFYAPSIAGNCYVIFSVFFRGDAYGYVNAFLMNLGIIDTARLWLIDPKYMLPICMIVILWMSLGTGFLSFVAGLQGIDRSMFEAGYMDGIKNRWQELWFITLPSMKPMLMFGAVMTITSSFGVADVTMALCGYPSTDYAARTIVTHLFDYGYSRFEMGYACAIATILFLMMILCNKAIQSLLRRVGT
- a CDS encoding carbohydrate ABC transporter permease codes for the protein MSAKIIKKRKPNRSIAGDIALYFFLLLVAFVMAFPIIYAVSSALKPLDELFKFPPKIFAQHPTLDNFSDLFVTMGKSWVTFTRYLFNTVFITFVGTAGHLIIASMGAFVLAKYEFPGNQTFFKIVTVAMMFTGWVTAIPNYLILNKLGWIDTYWAIIIPAFASPMGLFLMKQFMEGLPTALIEAAKIDGANEWTVFSRIVMPNVKPAWMTLIIFSVQGLWNNKASTYIYSEEKKTLVFALQQIQSGGIARTGQGAAVLVVVMIVPILIFVFSESQILETMASSGLKD
- a CDS encoding NHL repeat-containing protein, producing the protein MRKKNFFLRTGMAILAIASAFLQPLQVKANTNEGSYTYNYDYWGDYMDSADFYNSCKVFTSTELGLDTKLKNPQGLFANGNTLYLCDSGNNRIIELNRVSPEQMEVVRIIDSIKGANPSTLNNPTDVSISEDGNIFIADNGNARIIKADKDLNYIMDFVKPTDNTLDPKLVFQPTKLAVDTAERVYCIATGINKGLIKYENDGTFSGFVGATPVSFDWTDYIWKKLASQEQRAKMESFVPTEYENIFMDYEGFIYATKARTEDQAHDDENAVRKLNLLGSDILVSNGDWSVGGDLYLGSGGGYEGPSILTDVTVMDNDIYVCLDRNRGRLFGYDDQGRMVFAFGGNGNMDGYFRRPSAIDHVGHELYVVDSLDCSITAFVPTQFGELVYKAIEDFDKGKYEESGEAWQEVMNQNGNYDLAYIGIGRSLLRQEQYEEAMKYFELKYDAENYSKAYKQYRKIWVEEHIFWIVLVILLLFLVPLSIGKVKAIRHEIDTADIFVLEKKG